The following are encoded in a window of Amaranthus tricolor cultivar Red isolate AtriRed21 chromosome 2, ASM2621246v1, whole genome shotgun sequence genomic DNA:
- the LOC130806134 gene encoding uncharacterized protein LOC130806134, which yields MEKLPSKKTHFTIQEWESLIDDFQQGNSHRIQTWTSSNSILDLAISSILKKDLPISLKSHILTFLDEFADQIFNFDGNEEVLSKLIETLKIVIQTPIDGVSITLSLKEQILVAVTSILMTILSIRVRVRVRVYKSQIENLVAILLTIINRPNHGVDRQCRAVACECLRELEREFPCLLAEIVGHLWGLCQNERTHASQSYILLLLEVIHNIVVCKLNVVSVFSTAVPLVPFNVPNWVITDDDDNGGGENWGEEDSVRLGVELSGTSLKELKRVMAFLLEWPRVLTPCGMLEFMSMLMPLAIGLELQSSLLKVQFSGLLYNFDPLLWHVVLVLWRRFLDSFDGQEGDIVKRLMFISKEGQQPLVFRLLVLHWLLGFVVLVSSNDFEKRRLIVEIGSSFYPNVYDALALKSLKLDLLAFCSVIIDDVSKDGFTGKIVVNYFKDGLISVDGFKWLPPWSMETAVAFRSFHKFLIGSSSHFDADPSSSKAIMESAIFRSIETMVVTLLLDYRKLVPLVVALIDRLLSCQNHCCLGQKLLQTIDEHLLSKVVMNYRLSSYFLIFDRIGKNDIVPPQRLLELLIKFSIFLVEKHGPDTGLKSWSQGSKILGICRTLLLHHHSSRLFMGLSRLLSFISLHFPDLEVRDNARIYLRMLICIPGKKLKHMLNLGDQLVGISPSPHASFFHVHSPRFSEDLQKSRSISSYIHLDRVIPLRIKQSWSLALPALDYDVDVNAYVDGIKECDAQVNGEGPSGDKSTELVSDSNRIDQPQEPLRVMDSKISGIVDILRKHFSCIPDFRHMSGIKIRIPCSLRFISEPFNRIWGTSSSEGGVNELDARPAMYGIVLKFSSSAPYGSIPYYHIPFILGESTSETLPNKESLEIVPVGTSSSEKLVSGSPVTIELEPREPVPGLLDVSIDANAENGQIIHGKLHGVSIGIEDMFLKANAPSEILHGELPEYYSTLFDSLWEVCGASTNAGRETFPLKGGKVFAAIHGTQSVKLLEVPSTFVIRVVERYLAPFVVSVIGGPLVEAVKDGGFIKDVAWIDMLSDSDENNSVVNSDRGPLYLTYSEYENDKDTKINMGKTNMGCFLVLIFLPPRYHLLFRMEVSDVTTLVRIRTDHWPCLAYIDDYLEALFTS from the exons ATGGAGAAACTCCCTTCGAAGAAAACCCATTTTACGATTCAAGAATGGGAGTCCTTAATCGACGACTTTCAGCAAGGTAATTCTCATCGAATCCAAACTTGGACATCTTCAAACTCTATCCTCGACCTTGCTATATCTTCTATCCTCAAAAAAGATTTACCCATTTCACTGAAATCTCATATACTAACTTTTCTTGACGAATTCGCtgatcaaatttttaatttcgATGGAAATGAAGAAGTTTTATCTAAATTAATTGAAACCCTAAAAATTGTGATTCAAACCCCAATTGACGGGGTTTCGATTACTTTGTCGTTAAAAGAGCAGATTCTTGTTGCTGTTACTTCGATTTTGATGACAATTTTGTcgattagggttagggttagggttagggtttataAGTCTCAGATTGAGAATttggttgcgattttattgacTATTATTAATCGGCCTAATCATGGAGTCGATCGGCAATGTAGAGCTGTTGCTTGTGAGTGTTTAAGGGAATTGGAGAGAGAATTTCCTTGTTTATTAGCGGAAATTGTTGGACATTTATGGGGACTTTGTCAGAATGAACGAACTCATGCTTCTCAAAGCTATATTCTTTTGCTTTTGGAGGTAATTCATAATATTGTAGTTTGTAAATTGAATGTTGTTTCTGTTTTTAGTACTGCTGTTCCTTTAGTACCTTTTAATGTTCCGAATTGGGTGATtactgatgatgatgataatggtgGCGGTGAAAATTGGGGAGAAGAGGATAGTGTGCGACTTGGGGTCGAATTATCAGGGACGAGTTTGAAGGAGTTGAAGCGGGTGATGGCGTTTTTGTTGGAGTGGCCTCGAGTTTTGACTCCGTGTGGGATGTTGGAGTTTATGTCAATGCTGATGCCATTGGCAATTGGGTTAGAACTTCAAAGCTCTTTGTTGAAAGTTCAGTTCTCTGGGTTGCTTTATAACTTTGATCCTTTGCTTTGGCATGTTGTTTTGGTGCTTTGGAGGCGGTTTTTGGATTCGTTTGATGGGCAGGAAGGTGATATTGTTAAGCGTTTGATGTTTATTTCAAAGGAAGGACAGCAGCCGTTGGTGTTCCGGTTGCTGGTTCTTCATTGGTTGTTGGGTTTTGTTGTGTTGGTTTCTAGTAATGATTTTGAGAAAAGGAGGTTAATTGTTGAGATTGGTTCAAGCTTTTACCCGAATGTGTACGATGCACTTGCTTTAAAGTCATTGAAGCTCGATTTGCTTGCATTTTGCTCTGTTATAATCGATGATGTGAGCAAGGATGGGTTTACCGGGAAGATTGTGGTGAATTACTTCAAGGACGGTCTTATAAGTGTAGATGGTTTTAAATGGTTGCCTCCTTGGAGCATGGAGACAGCTGTTGCTTTTAGGagttttcataaatttttgaTTGGTTCATCATCTCATTTTGATGCTGATCCATCTTCCAGCAAAGCTATCATGGAATCTGCAATCTTCCGTTCAATAGAG ACGATGGTTGTGACCTTGCTATTGGACTACCGGAAGTTGGTACCTTTGGTTGTTGCCTTAATTGATCGATTATTGAGCTGTCAAAACCACTGCTGTTTGGGGCAAAAGCTACTTCAAACTATTGACGAGCATTTACTTTCTAAAGTTGTCATGAACTATAGATTGTCATCTTATTTCCTTATATTTGATAGAATCGGGAAAAATGATATTGTACCTCCTCAAAGACTGCTAGAGTTGCTTATTAAGTTCTCAATCTTCCTAGTTGAGAAGCATGGTCCAGATACTGGATTAAAGTCGTGGTCCCAGGGAAGCAAAATTCTTGGCATTTGCCGAACACTGCTTTTGCACCACCACAGCTCTCGTTTGTTCATGGGACTCTCTCGTCTTCTTTCATTTATTTCTCTTCATTTTCCTGATCTGGAAGTTCGTGATAATGCAAG GATTTACTTACGGATGTTGATATGCATACCCGGGAAGAAACTCAAGCATATGCTGAACCTTGGGGATCAATTAGTTGGCATTTCACCATCTCCTCATGCTAGTTTCTTCCATGTTCACTCTCCTCGGTTTTCCGAAGATCTTCAGAAATCCAGAAGTATTTCATCTTACATCCATCTTGACCGGGTGATACCACTGCGCATAAAGCAATCTTGGTCATTGGCTTTGCCAGCTTTAGATTATGATGTTGACGTTAATGCTTATGTAGATGGCATAAAGGAATGTGATGCGCAAGTGAATGGCGAAGGTCCAAGTGGTGATAAAAGTACCGAGCTTGTCTCCGATAGTAACAGAATAGATCAGCCTCAAGAGCCCCTACGAGTTATGGATTCGAAAATTTCGGGGATCGTAGACATACTAAGAAAGCATTTTTCTTGTATCCCTGATTTTAGGCATATGTCGGGGATTAAGATTAGAATACCATGTTCTTTGCGGTTCATTTCTGAACCATTTAACCGCATATGGGGTACAAGTTCGTCAGAGGGTGGTGTTAATGAGTTAGATGCTCGTCCTGCAATGTATGGAATAGTTCTCAAATTCTCATCCTCCGCTCCATACGGTTCTATACCATACTATCATATCCCATTTATTCTTGGCGAATCGACATCTGAGACTCTACCGAACAAAGAATCTTTAGAGATTGTCCCTGTGGGAACGTCTTCCAGTGAAAAGTTAGTCTCTGGGTCACCCGTTACCATTGAGTTAGAACCACGGGAGCCTGTGCCTGGTCTTTTAGATGTTTCCATTGATGCAAATGCAGAAAACGGGCAGATTATACACGGGAAGCTTCACGGAGTTTCGATTGGCATAGAAGACATGTTCCTTAAGGCTAATGCCCCATCCGAGATCTTGCATGGTGAGTTGCCCGAATATTATTCGACCCTTTTTGATTCTTTGTGGGAAGTGTGTGGTGCCTCGACCAACGCAGGAAGAGAGACCTTTCCACTAAAAGGCGGGAAGGTGTTTGCAGCAATCCACGGAACACAATCAGTCAAGCTCCTCGAAGTTCCTTCAACTTTTGTAATTCGTGTTGTTGAACGATACTTGGCCCCATTCGTTGTCAGTGTGATCGGTGGACCTCTTGTCGAGGCCGTGAAGGATGGTGGGTTTATCAAAGACGTTGCGTGGATAGATATGTTGTCAGATTCCGATGAGAATAACTCAGTTGTGAATTCCGATAGAGGTCCATTGTATCTAACGTACTCCGAATATGAAAACGACAAAGACACTAAGATTAACATGGGTAAGACAAACATGGGATGCTTTCTTGTGTTAATATTCCTACCACCGAGGTATCATCTCCTCTTTCGGATGGAAGTTTCCGATGTTACCACACTGGTTCGAATTAGAACTGATCACTGGCCTTGCTTAGCTTACATCGACGATTATTTGGAAGCTCTTTTTACTTCGTAA